Proteins encoded in a region of the Flavobacterium sp. MDT1-60 genome:
- a CDS encoding cell division ATP-binding protein FtsE, with protein MSQIVLSLKEVTIYQEGRKILSHINLDVQHGEFIYIIGKTGSGKSSFMKTLYGDLPLSEGEGHIVEFDLATLKESEIPYLRRKIGIVFQDFKLLPDRSVKDNMLFVLKATGWTEKEAMEHKIDEVLDKVGMKDFVSKMPHQLSGGEQQRVAIARALLNDPEFILADEPTGNLDPQTSSEVLEVLKKINANGKTVIMATHDYALLMKFPSKTLKCEDERIFEVVQRSV; from the coding sequence ATGTCACAAATCGTACTATCTCTTAAAGAAGTCACTATATATCAGGAAGGAAGAAAAATTTTATCTCATATTAATTTAGATGTTCAGCACGGCGAATTCATCTACATTATCGGAAAAACCGGTTCTGGAAAAAGTAGTTTCATGAAAACTTTGTACGGAGATTTGCCTTTAAGCGAAGGTGAAGGTCATATAGTTGAATTTGATTTGGCAACTTTAAAAGAAAGCGAAATTCCGTATTTGAGACGTAAAATCGGAATCGTATTTCAGGATTTTAAATTGCTCCCGGACCGTTCTGTAAAAGACAATATGCTTTTTGTTTTGAAAGCAACAGGCTGGACAGAAAAAGAAGCAATGGAGCATAAAATTGATGAAGTTCTGGACAAAGTTGGAATGAAAGATTTTGTAAGCAAAATGCCTCACCAACTTTCTGGAGGTGAACAACAACGTGTCGCCATCGCACGAGCTTTATTGAATGATCCTGAATTTATCCTTGCTGATGAACCAACCGGAAATCTTGATCCACAAACAAGTTCTGAGGTTCTTGAAGTATTGAAAAAGATCAACGCTAACGGAAAAACAGTTATCATGGCAACGCACGATTATGCATTGTTGATGAAATTCCCATCTAAAACCCTGAAGTGCGAAGATGAAAGAATCTTCGAAGTGGTGCAACGCTCTGTGTAA
- a CDS encoding glycosyltransferase family 2 protein: MLSILIPVYHYNVLPLVNELVKQCNCSGITFEILCQDDASNSQENILNQEVNLLPNCSFFINENNLGRGKNINSLAQKAVHDWLLILDCDTFPADSNFIQNYVDVISDSSKNIIFGGIIYEDKKPKKEQFLRWIYGQKRETSSVLTSNLLIKKNVFRQHPFDDSITKYGYEDLCFFSVLKKNHFEISRIENPTYHLNLETSEVFLNKTKTALENLVFLYNSNKISREDSKIIKTFELLKKLKLNRFSTFLFKKNQIKIERNLLSQNPSLFLFDLYKLGYFCSL; this comes from the coding sequence ATGCTTTCCATCTTAATTCCGGTTTATCATTATAATGTTTTGCCACTTGTAAATGAGTTAGTAAAGCAATGTAATTGTAGTGGAATTACTTTTGAAATTCTATGTCAGGACGACGCCTCAAATTCACAAGAAAACATTTTAAATCAAGAAGTTAACCTTCTTCCTAATTGTTCCTTTTTCATCAATGAAAACAATTTAGGAAGAGGAAAAAACATCAATTCCTTAGCTCAAAAAGCAGTTCACGATTGGTTATTGATTTTAGATTGTGATACTTTTCCGGCTGATTCTAATTTTATTCAAAACTATGTTGATGTAATTTCAGATTCATCAAAAAATATCATTTTCGGTGGAATAATTTATGAAGATAAAAAACCTAAAAAAGAGCAATTTTTGCGTTGGATTTACGGGCAAAAAAGAGAAACTTCCTCTGTTTTAACTTCTAATTTATTGATTAAAAAAAATGTTTTTCGTCAACATCCTTTCGACGATTCCATCACAAAATACGGCTATGAAGATTTGTGTTTTTTCTCTGTTTTGAAGAAGAATCATTTTGAAATTTCCCGAATTGAGAATCCAACTTATCATTTGAATTTAGAAACTTCAGAAGTTTTTTTAAACAAAACGAAAACAGCTTTAGAAAATCTTGTTTTTCTTTATAATTCAAATAAAATTTCCAGAGAAGATAGTAAAATAATTAAAACTTTTGAATTGCTGAAAAAACTAAAATTAAACCGGTTCTCAACTTTTCTTTTTAAAAAAAATCAAATCAAAATTGAACGGAATTTACTTTCTCAAAATCCTTCTTTGTTTTTGTTTGATCTTTATAAGTTGGGCTATTTTTGTAGTTTGTAA
- a CDS encoding glycosyltransferase family 4 protein, with protein sequence MRLLYIVPKIKTAGGVARVIAIKANYFVEHFGYEVHVLSQNEETEMPFYEFNSDIIFHNMILNGNRLRFFYSFQKQINQKISEIKPDIILVADNGLKAFVFPFIVKTKNPIVFECHGSKFIEEEVQETNFISKSIRKIKYRFKDFGALKFTKIVALSEENLKEWNVKNGFVIPNPSWINSKKTTNLKQKKVIAIARNSYEKGLDRLLLIWKQIGEKYPDWTLDIYTDDVDSLENEALKLEIESGINYLHFVKKIQDKYLKASICVMTSRTEGFPMVLLEAMASGLPCMAYDCPTGPRVIITNAENGFLIPDDNIEMYVEKLSFLIENEEVRLKFGLDAKETSKEYLVEKIMVQWREFLENL encoded by the coding sequence ATGAGACTGCTTTATATTGTTCCAAAAATAAAAACGGCTGGCGGAGTTGCCAGAGTTATTGCTATTAAAGCTAATTATTTTGTGGAACATTTTGGTTATGAAGTTCATGTTTTGTCTCAAAATGAAGAAACTGAAATGCCATTTTATGAGTTCAATTCAGATATTATCTTTCATAATATGATTTTGAATGGCAATCGCTTACGTTTTTTCTATTCGTTTCAAAAGCAAATAAACCAAAAGATTAGCGAGATAAAACCAGATATTATTTTGGTTGCTGATAACGGTTTGAAAGCGTTTGTTTTTCCTTTTATAGTCAAAACAAAAAATCCAATTGTATTCGAGTGCCATGGTTCTAAATTTATTGAAGAAGAAGTTCAAGAGACAAATTTTATCTCGAAATCAATTCGAAAAATAAAATATCGTTTCAAAGATTTTGGTGCTCTAAAATTTACCAAAATAGTGGCTCTTTCTGAAGAAAATTTAAAGGAATGGAATGTTAAAAATGGCTTCGTGATTCCGAATCCTTCCTGGATAAACAGTAAAAAAACAACCAATTTAAAACAGAAAAAAGTAATTGCGATTGCTCGAAATTCCTATGAAAAAGGTTTAGATCGATTGTTATTGATTTGGAAACAAATCGGAGAAAAATATCCGGATTGGACATTAGATATTTATACGGATGATGTTGATTCTTTAGAAAATGAAGCATTAAAATTAGAGATAGAATCTGGAATCAATTATTTACATTTTGTCAAAAAAATTCAGGATAAATATTTAAAAGCTTCTATTTGTGTCATGACTTCCAGAACAGAAGGTTTCCCAATGGTTTTATTGGAAGCAATGGCCTCGGGTTTGCCTTGTATGGCTTACGATTGTCCAACTGGTCCACGAGTGATTATTACAAATGCTGAAAATGGGTTTTTAATTCCGGATGATAATATCGAAATGTATGTTGAAAAGCTTTCCTTTTTAATTGAAAATGAAGAAGTAAGATTGAAATTTGGTTTGGATGCGAAGGAAACTTCTAAGGAATATTTGGTTGAAAAAATAATGGTGCAGTGGCGGGAGTTTTTGGAGAATTTATAA
- a CDS encoding FdtA/QdtA family cupin domain-containing protein, with amino-acid sequence MTTIQDIALIKIPVVEDLSGNLAFIQNDILPFEFKRVYYLFDVPSSAFRGGHSHIEQNEVLIALSGSFEVTVNDGTSKKSYLLNKPNIGLHLPKGIWRELENFSSGAVCLVLASDVFEESDYIRDYDVFLKSKK; translated from the coding sequence ATGACAACAATTCAGGACATAGCATTAATAAAAATTCCGGTTGTTGAGGACCTAAGCGGAAATTTGGCTTTTATTCAAAATGATATTTTACCATTTGAATTCAAACGCGTTTATTATCTTTTTGATGTACCTAGCAGCGCTTTTCGTGGCGGACACTCACACATAGAACAGAATGAAGTTTTAATCGCTTTAAGTGGAAGTTTTGAAGTGACAGTAAATGATGGAACCAGTAAAAAAAGTTATTTGTTGAATAAACCCAATATTGGTTTACATCTTCCAAAAGGAATTTGGAGAGAGTTAGAAAATTTTTCTTCCGGCGCTGTTTGTTTGGTTTTGGCTTCTGATGTGTTTGAAGAATCCGATTATATTAGGGATTATGATGTTTTTTTGAAATCTAAGAAATGA
- a CDS encoding glycosyltransferase, with protein MSHKKKKIALIGYRLSGGGSDKVMANLSIFFERQGFEVDIIIVLDEVSFPYSGKLVNLGLLKNKNNDFFNKARRLWALQKYLNENKFDFIIDFRFRTKIIQELILARLIYKTKTIFTVHSFLIDHYMPNNSWLTRLMYNHCYANVAITNEMKTLIENKHQLKNVVTIHNPVYLEEILEKQKENLKIGFDFIVAVGQYENEIKQFDKLISSYAKSVLPQKQIHLIIVGDGNGKKLRKTVSENDIEEFVHLVGYQTNPFQFIIKSKFLVLCSKNEGFPNVILEALACKAPVVSFDCDFGPRDMITSFGNGILVENQNWEKLTEVMNLLVSDEVLYRNCKENAFESIQPFLLEKIGEEWLHLLKAN; from the coding sequence ATGTCTCACAAAAAAAAGAAAATTGCTTTAATTGGTTATCGCTTAAGCGGAGGCGGAAGCGATAAAGTGATGGCAAATTTGTCTATTTTTTTTGAAAGGCAAGGTTTTGAAGTGGATATTATTATTGTTTTGGATGAAGTTAGTTTTCCTTATTCCGGAAAATTGGTAAATCTGGGATTACTAAAAAATAAAAACAATGACTTCTTTAATAAAGCCAGAAGATTATGGGCTTTGCAAAAATATTTGAACGAAAATAAATTTGATTTTATTATTGATTTTCGCTTTCGAACTAAAATTATTCAGGAACTTATTTTAGCAAGATTGATTTACAAAACCAAAACTATTTTTACCGTTCATAGTTTTTTGATCGATCATTATATGCCGAATAATTCGTGGTTAACGAGATTGATGTATAATCATTGTTATGCAAACGTTGCTATTACGAATGAAATGAAAACATTGATTGAAAATAAACATCAATTAAAAAACGTTGTTACAATTCATAATCCGGTTTATTTAGAGGAAATTCTGGAAAAGCAAAAAGAAAATCTCAAAATAGGATTCGATTTTATTGTAGCTGTTGGGCAATATGAAAACGAAATAAAACAGTTTGATAAACTGATTTCAAGTTATGCGAAATCTGTTTTACCGCAAAAACAAATTCATCTGATTATTGTTGGAGATGGAAATGGCAAAAAACTCAGAAAAACAGTTTCGGAGAATGATATTGAGGAATTTGTTCATCTTGTGGGATATCAAACTAATCCTTTTCAATTTATTATTAAATCTAAATTCTTAGTTTTATGCAGTAAAAATGAAGGATTCCCAAATGTTATTTTAGAAGCATTGGCCTGTAAAGCTCCGGTTGTTTCTTTTGATTGTGATTTTGGCCCCAGAGATATGATTACTTCTTTTGGAAATGGTATTTTAGTAGAAAATCAAAATTGGGAAAAATTGACTGAAGTAATGAATTTATTGGTTTCAGATGAAGTTTTGTATCGAAATTGCAAAGAAAATGCATTTGAAAGTATTCAGCCTTTTTTACTGGAAAAAATTGGAGAAGAATGGCTACATTTACTGAAAGCCAATTAA
- a CDS encoding glycosyltransferase, protein MQDKSLVTIICLCYNQEKYVVESLFSAINQDYPFIEVIIVDDFSTDNSKETIQKWLVDYPEIRFITNETNLGSTKSFNKALKLAKGDYIIDLACDDILLPNCISLQLQAFKESKSKDLGIVYGNAELINEKGNFYFYYFPVDSNKKTIEKRATGDIYLSVISGGNSICSVSSMVKKSVFDALNGYDENLAYEDLDLWIRASRIYDFDYIDEILIKKRISNTSFGTHFFIKSDPRSKKINYSTYLIIQKVIALNRSKIEHKAILKRMHFEMILAFKTADYKLFLKYILLETKQRFRILFS, encoded by the coding sequence ATGCAAGATAAATCATTAGTGACCATTATTTGCTTGTGTTACAATCAGGAAAAGTATGTTGTGGAGAGTTTATTTTCGGCAATAAATCAGGATTATCCTTTTATTGAAGTGATTATTGTAGATGATTTTAGTACGGATAATTCCAAAGAAACAATTCAAAAATGGCTAGTTGATTATCCTGAAATTCGATTTATTACCAATGAAACCAATTTAGGAAGTACAAAATCCTTCAATAAAGCATTAAAATTAGCGAAAGGCGATTATATCATTGATTTAGCCTGTGATGATATTTTACTACCTAATTGCATTTCCTTACAGCTACAAGCTTTTAAAGAAAGTAAGTCTAAAGACCTTGGGATTGTTTATGGAAATGCTGAATTAATTAATGAAAAAGGTAATTTCTATTTTTATTATTTCCCTGTTGATTCTAATAAAAAAACAATCGAAAAAAGAGCAACGGGAGATATTTATTTGAGTGTTATTTCTGGCGGAAACAGTATTTGCTCGGTTTCATCTATGGTCAAAAAATCAGTTTTTGATGCTTTGAATGGTTATGATGAAAATCTGGCTTATGAAGATTTAGATCTTTGGATTCGGGCTTCCCGAATTTATGATTTTGATTATATTGATGAAATTTTAATCAAAAAAAGAATTTCGAACACTTCTTTCGGAACACATTTTTTCATTAAAAGTGATCCGAGATCGAAGAAAATAAATTATTCAACGTATTTAATAATTCAGAAAGTGATTGCTTTAAACCGATCTAAAATCGAACATAAAGCAATTTTAAAACGAATGCATTTTGAAATGATTCTGGCTTTTAAAACGGCTGATTATAAGTTATTTTTGAAATACATTTTATTAGAAACAAAGCAGAGATTTCGCATATTGTTCTCATAA
- a CDS encoding transferase — protein sequence MIQNSYRKCRSFYHKFQFYCKVNWIKTLYFNFKKFPFETANKLPVFFYGRVKFTSIKGEIQIEGKIRKGMIGFGQPYELNSAHKGIAEVFILGKLTFKGKFQFGKDCFVFVGENAICELGNMASMASNGKIICTEKIVLGDYARFGSEAQIIDTNFHDLIDTQTDEKLQKSAPIFIGNYNFVSNRVSIMKGTQTPNFCTIASNSLCTKNYKTLGENILIGGVPAKLIRNNIVRDWQGEKEQLDDFLTI from the coding sequence ATGATTCAGAACAGTTATAGAAAATGTCGCTCTTTTTATCATAAATTCCAGTTTTACTGCAAAGTAAACTGGATCAAAACGCTGTATTTTAATTTTAAGAAATTCCCTTTTGAAACGGCTAATAAACTTCCGGTTTTCTTTTATGGAAGAGTGAAATTTACTTCGATAAAAGGAGAAATCCAGATTGAAGGAAAGATCCGAAAAGGAATGATTGGTTTTGGCCAGCCTTACGAGTTGAATTCGGCTCATAAAGGCATTGCTGAAGTTTTTATTTTAGGGAAACTGACATTCAAAGGCAAGTTCCAATTTGGAAAAGATTGTTTTGTTTTTGTTGGAGAAAATGCCATTTGCGAACTTGGAAATATGGCTTCAATGGCTTCAAATGGAAAAATAATTTGTACGGAAAAAATTGTTCTCGGAGATTATGCGAGGTTTGGTTCTGAAGCACAAATTATTGATACCAATTTTCATGATTTAATTGATACGCAAACGGACGAAAAATTGCAAAAATCAGCTCCCATTTTTATTGGGAATTACAACTTTGTCAGTAACAGAGTTTCGATTATGAAAGGAACCCAAACGCCAAATTTCTGTACGATCGCTTCGAATAGTTTGTGTACTAAAAATTATAAAACTTTAGGAGAAAATATTTTGATTGGAGGAGTTCCGGCAAAATTGATTAGGAATAATATTGTAAGAGATTGGCAAGGCGAAAAAGAACAATTGGATGATTTTTTGACGATTTGA
- a CDS encoding oligosaccharide flippase family protein, with the protein MSDSKSSYQQILKTTSLFGGVQFFNILISIIRTKLIAVFIGPAGMGIIALLNSTLGVISSISGFGIETSAVKNISEEYKNDDLKTVSKTVQIVKKIVFFTGIFGMLLTILFSKALSIITFGDSSQTYSFILIAITVLFKQLSSGQIAILQGLRQMKLLAKANLYGNLFGLLFSIPLYYFLRIDAIIPTIIVASLSALIFSFYYSNKIKIEKEKVSNSALLVEGKSIVKLGFMLTISSILTLLSTYLVQIYIGKNGGLEQVGFYNAGFTLLNSYVGIIFTVMSTDYFPKLSSINSDNDKVRESVIQQSFISIIIITPIIVLFLTLISVIIPIIYTTNFNAIIPMVCFGILGMLFRAVSWAMGFILIAKGDSKMFIKTAIGFNVLSLIMNISGYYFYGLEGLGFSFCLYFLFHFIGLKIIIKNRYNFYFNIDFYKAYFVCCVFCVSTFLLRYIEIPILKYSLMTLMILISFAFSFYQLNKKMNLNEIFTSFVQRKQDKNDSEQL; encoded by the coding sequence GTGTCTGATAGTAAATCTTCATATCAGCAAATTCTAAAAACAACTTCACTTTTTGGAGGTGTTCAGTTTTTCAATATTTTAATTTCGATCATTAGAACCAAATTAATCGCGGTTTTTATAGGTCCGGCCGGAATGGGAATTATCGCTTTGCTGAACTCGACTTTAGGTGTAATAAGCAGTATTTCAGGCTTCGGAATCGAAACAAGCGCTGTAAAAAATATTTCAGAAGAGTATAAAAATGACGATTTAAAAACAGTTTCAAAGACGGTTCAAATCGTAAAAAAGATTGTTTTTTTTACGGGGATTTTCGGAATGTTGCTGACGATTCTTTTTTCAAAAGCATTAAGCATCATTACTTTTGGAGATTCAAGCCAGACTTATTCCTTTATACTTATTGCCATAACAGTTCTGTTTAAACAATTGTCATCAGGGCAAATAGCTATTTTGCAAGGTTTGCGACAAATGAAATTACTGGCCAAAGCGAATTTATATGGCAATTTATTTGGATTGCTTTTTTCGATTCCGTTGTATTATTTTTTAAGAATCGATGCTATAATTCCAACTATAATTGTCGCTTCTTTATCAGCTTTAATTTTCTCTTTTTATTATTCGAATAAAATCAAAATTGAAAAAGAAAAAGTTTCTAATTCGGCACTTTTAGTAGAAGGAAAATCAATTGTGAAATTGGGTTTTATGCTGACGATAAGTAGTATTTTGACACTTTTGTCAACTTATTTGGTTCAGATTTATATCGGAAAAAACGGAGGTTTAGAACAAGTCGGATTTTATAACGCGGGTTTTACGTTGCTGAATTCTTATGTCGGAATAATTTTTACGGTTATGAGTACCGATTATTTTCCGAAATTATCTTCAATTAATTCTGATAATGATAAAGTTAGAGAAAGTGTTATTCAGCAGTCTTTTATTTCCATAATCATTATAACGCCGATTATTGTTTTGTTTTTGACTTTGATTTCGGTTATAATTCCAATTATTTATACAACGAATTTCAATGCTATTATTCCAATGGTTTGCTTTGGGATTTTGGGAATGTTGTTCCGGGCGGTTTCCTGGGCAATGGGATTTATTTTAATTGCAAAAGGCGATTCGAAAATGTTTATTAAAACGGCTATTGGTTTTAATGTTTTGTCTTTAATAATGAATATTTCAGGTTATTATTTTTATGGATTGGAAGGTTTAGGATTTAGTTTTTGTCTCTATTTTTTATTCCATTTTATCGGTTTAAAAATCATTATCAAAAACAGATATAATTTTTATTTTAATATCGATTTCTATAAAGCTTATTTTGTTTGTTGTGTATTTTGTGTAAGCACATTTTTGCTTCGCTATATCGAAATTCCGATTTTAAAATACAGTTTAATGACTTTAATGATTTTGATTTCGTTTGCTTTTAGTTTTTATCAATTGAATAAAAAGATGAATTTAAACGAAATTTTCACGTCATTTGTTCAGCGAAAACAAGATAAAAATGATTCAGAACAGTTATAG
- a CDS encoding DegT/DnrJ/EryC1/StrS aminotransferase family protein, with product MIRFLDLKKINEPYETAFQEKLKLVLNNGWYILGKELETFEKAFAEYNQTKYCIGVGNGFDALVLIFKGYIQLGKLQKDDEVIVPANTYIASILAILQADLVPVLVEPKLETYNVNPDLIPEKITHKTKAILAVHLYGQLAEMDRINEIADKHNLIIVEDCAQSHGAVENFNNFKSQIPNASNVTLSEVEEPLRAFAFSFYPGKNIGCLGDGGAITTNDSELAKVLFALRNYGSEQKYYNEYTGVNSRLDEIQASFLNLKLPNLNADNDKRRTIAKRYLAEIKNDKIILPFWDLSNNHVFHLFVIRTENREALQEYLTQNNIQTVIHYPIPPHKQKAFQEWNNLSFPITEKIHNEVLSLPISPVLTEAEVDFIIETLNQY from the coding sequence ATGATACGATTTCTGGATCTAAAAAAAATAAACGAACCCTATGAAACTGCTTTTCAGGAAAAACTGAAATTGGTTTTAAACAATGGCTGGTATATTTTAGGAAAAGAACTGGAAACGTTTGAAAAGGCTTTCGCCGAATATAATCAAACGAAATATTGCATTGGAGTAGGGAATGGTTTTGATGCCCTGGTTTTGATTTTTAAAGGTTACATTCAGTTAGGAAAACTCCAGAAAGACGATGAAGTCATCGTTCCGGCAAACACTTATATTGCCAGTATTTTAGCCATTTTACAGGCCGATTTAGTTCCGGTTTTGGTCGAGCCAAAATTAGAAACCTACAATGTAAATCCTGATTTAATTCCGGAAAAAATTACACACAAAACAAAAGCCATTTTAGCCGTTCATTTATATGGACAATTGGCTGAAATGGATAGAATAAATGAAATTGCAGATAAACATAATTTAATTATAGTTGAAGATTGCGCACAATCTCATGGAGCTGTAGAAAATTTCAATAATTTTAAATCCCAAATTCCAAACGCTTCGAATGTCACTCTGAGCGAAGTCGAAGAGCCTTTACGCGCATTTGCTTTCAGTTTTTATCCAGGAAAAAATATCGGTTGTCTGGGCGATGGCGGAGCGATTACGACAAACGATTCAGAATTGGCAAAAGTACTTTTTGCACTTCGGAACTATGGCTCTGAACAGAAGTATTACAACGAATATACTGGTGTAAACTCCAGATTAGATGAAATTCAGGCTTCTTTTTTAAATTTGAAATTACCAAATCTAAATGCTGATAATGATAAACGTCGCACAATTGCAAAACGTTATTTAGCAGAAATCAAAAATGATAAAATAATACTGCCGTTTTGGGATTTATCGAATAATCATGTGTTTCATTTATTCGTAATTAGAACTGAAAATAGAGAGGCTTTACAGGAATATCTAACGCAAAATAATATTCAGACTGTAATTCATTATCCGATTCCGCCACACAAGCAAAAGGCATTTCAAGAATGGAATAATTTATCATTTCCCATTACAGAGAAAATCCATAACGAAGTTTTGAGTTTGCCAATAAGTCCTGTTTTAACGGAAGCTGAAGTCGATTTTATTATTGAAACTTTAAATCAATATTAA
- a CDS encoding GNAT family N-acetyltransferase produces the protein MKQYTIKKYDQNDYVIWNDFVALAKNATFLFHRDFMEYHQDRFEDFSLLVFENEKLKAVLPANKKGNSVYSHQGLTYGGLVFSSKLKAEKVELILDEILSFFKENAIEAFHYKPIPTFYFPKGNEEMDFFLFQRGALPERKEMNLAVNLQLPLHVSKSKMKHFRRIENLDLDIIEEKDFQSFWDSILAPRLLEKFNAKPVHTKEEMALLKQKFPGNIRQYSVYQKDEIIAGITIFETENVVKSQYGATSEKGEQVRALDFLFINLLHKYKRKGKKFFDMGIVNEENESGYHSGLLQQKEELGCTVYNQDFYKIDIK, from the coding sequence ATGAAACAATATACGATTAAAAAATACGATCAAAACGATTACGTAATCTGGAACGATTTTGTCGCTCTGGCGAAAAATGCTACGTTTTTATTTCATCGCGATTTTATGGAATACCATCAGGATCGTTTTGAGGATTTTTCTCTTTTGGTTTTTGAAAATGAAAAACTAAAAGCAGTTTTGCCAGCTAATAAAAAAGGAAATTCGGTGTATTCGCATCAGGGATTAACTTACGGCGGTTTGGTGTTTTCTTCTAAATTGAAAGCAGAAAAAGTAGAATTGATTTTAGATGAAATTTTATCTTTTTTTAAAGAAAATGCGATTGAAGCGTTTCACTATAAACCCATTCCGACTTTTTATTTTCCGAAGGGAAATGAGGAAATGGATTTTTTTTTATTTCAAAGAGGTGCTTTGCCAGAAAGGAAAGAAATGAATTTGGCAGTAAATCTACAATTGCCTTTACATGTTTCGAAAAGCAAAATGAAGCATTTCAGAAGGATTGAAAACCTCGATTTAGATATTATAGAAGAAAAAGATTTTCAGTCTTTTTGGGATTCTATTTTAGCGCCAAGATTATTGGAAAAATTTAATGCAAAACCAGTTCATACCAAAGAAGAAATGGCTTTGTTAAAACAGAAATTCCCTGGAAATATCAGGCAATATTCTGTTTATCAAAAAGATGAAATTATCGCTGGAATAACTATTTTTGAGACCGAAAATGTTGTTAAATCACAATATGGCGCCACATCAGAAAAAGGAGAACAAGTAAGAGCACTGGACTTTTTATTCATCAATCTGCTTCATAAATACAAACGCAAAGGCAAAAAGTTTTTTGATATGGGAATTGTAAATGAAGAAAATGAAAGTGGGTATCATTCAGGTCTTTTGCAACAAAAAGAAGAATTAGGCTGTACAGTGTACAATCAGGATTTTTATAAAATCGATATAAAATGA
- a CDS encoding trimeric intracellular cation channel family protein has translation MFHLLDIIGTMAFAMSGALTAMHKKLDPFGVFIIAFVTAVGGGTLRDVLIGRTPVGWMKDLQYVYVIILGFLLAILFRKKFDKLRTSLFLFDTIGLGVFTLIGLEKGISIGLHPVICIALGTMTACFGGVIRDILCNEIPTIFRREIYATICIFGGIVFFALKGLNLDNDILYLVTSVVIITVRLMAVKFKWYLPAFSHK, from the coding sequence ATGTTTCACTTACTAGATATTATCGGGACAATGGCTTTTGCCATGTCCGGCGCTTTAACGGCAATGCATAAAAAACTAGATCCGTTTGGGGTTTTTATTATTGCTTTTGTAACGGCCGTTGGTGGCGGAACACTTCGCGATGTTTTAATTGGCAGAACTCCGGTGGGCTGGATGAAAGATTTGCAATATGTTTATGTGATTATTCTAGGGTTTTTGCTTGCGATTCTATTCCGAAAAAAGTTTGATAAACTGAGAACTTCATTGTTTTTATTTGATACAATCGGCTTGGGCGTTTTTACTTTAATCGGACTTGAAAAAGGAATTTCGATTGGTTTGCATCCTGTAATTTGTATCGCTTTAGGAACAATGACGGCCTGTTTTGGAGGTGTAATTCGTGATATTTTATGTAACGAAATTCCAACCATATTCAGAAGAGAAATTTACGCAACAATTTGCATTTTTGGCGGAATCGTGTTTTTTGCACTAAAAGGACTGAACTTAGATAATGATATTTTATATTTAGTGACTTCGGTTGTGATTATTACCGTACGTTTGATGGCGGTAAAATTCAAATGGTATTTACCTGCATTTAGCCATAAATAA